A region of the Vanrija pseudolonga chromosome 2, complete sequence genome:
GCCCCCCTCTCGTACCTGTCGTACGCTGTGCCCCCACTGCCCGACGAGCTCCCAACCTACGACCCGTCGCGGGATCTCAAGCAGCTTGGTGACGGCTACGATATCGTCCCTGTGCCGTTCACCGTCTCACCCTTGGGTATGCTCGACAAGATCCGTCGTGAGATTGGCCGGAAGCGCGTCTTCAACGGCATTCGGGTCGACGAGTCCAAGTGGAAGGAGCAATTGGTGCGTGCATAATGGGGTTCATCCTAACAGTACAGTTCGCAGCCTACCCTCTTCTCTTCCCCATGTACATTGCCGAGTTTGAGGTCAAcatcgagggcaaggacaagcgGACATACCAGATCATTATGGATGCTCATGACGAGAATGTGAGTGCGCAGTACAGCAGACATGGCTCACACTCCCAGCCTGGAAAATGCCGTGTTAGCTTCCCCCCACCAGACGAGATGCGCGAAAggtgggccggcgcgcgccccgGCGAAACCGAGGACTACTCTGACGACCCTCGCAGTGGACGCCTGGCCAACAACTACTACGTCAACCCTGCGACGTTCCTCCCAACGACACATCTCATTATtccctccttgtccttggagAACATGGGCGGCGTGAGCCTTGCGGCCGGGGTCTCGACCGCGTACAGCCACTGGATGTCGCCCGGCCCTACCGGTGACTCGATCCCGCCTTCGCCCACGCTTTCAGTCGCGGAGAACGGACCGGAGGTTGACTGGTCCGACCCACGGATACAGAGCTGGGCGAGTGACGAGCGTATCCAGAACGGCGAGTACCTTGAGATGTCGCTCGAGACAACCAAGGCGATCGGCGCGTTCGAGGTGGGTTGACGACATGCCTGCTCTGCTGACACTCAAAGGCCATGAACCAGCTTACGAGCGGGCTCCCTGACCaaggcaagggcaaggtcaTGGTCGGCGGCCAGCTGAGCCGTGGCAAGCGGCCAGAGTTCCgccccgtcgacgaggtgcgcggggagatggaggaggcgatccagcagcagcgggacgaggtggccaagctcaagccgCAGTGGCTGGTCGACTTTGAGTCCAAGTCGGAGAAGACGAATGAGACAAaggagacggcggcggaggagtGAAGGGGGGTGTCGGTAGCGCGCTCACAGTCATTGATTGCACAAACAACTATCTATCGCATGCAGCATCTgcctcgagcgagcgagccacaGTGCCACCCTCGGGGTTATCGGTCTCTGACCGTGTGGCACCTCGTTGAAGCACTGCCAAGGTGTCTGTCTTGCTTTTCAGGGTAATTTTTCAGTGAATTCAGGATCCCACTGTGGTCAatgggtgtgtgggtggcaAGGGAAAAACTTTTGGCAGCCAAAACGGTCACTTTGCTCGGGAATTGTGCCCGCGAAGGGCAGGGCGAGTTTGGGGGAAGATGCCCTGAGAAACAAGTGTGACGCTGCTCTGCCACAGTGCTTGTGCGCCCGCGTCGCAAGCCAAGCTGCAGACAGTTCTGCTCCCTTCCCTCTCGTCCCCGACTGTCGTTCCTCTCGTCTCGTCCtctcttgctgctgctgtcgccgttgtcgtcgtcgtcgtccactgtcacacacacacacacgcactGCGCACACCACCCACAGCCCCCACACTGCTGCTCAACGACGAACCACTAAGCTGGGCAACATTCAAGCATACCACACTCTTTCTACTCCTTTTTTGCTTTGCTTGCCTTGCTTGTTCTTTGTccccccctccacccccttcctcgccttcctcttTGCCAGACCTCTCTGTTTGGGCTGGCTGGATTGACAAACATCCCGCCCACCCGTCTGCCGCTGCAACAACAAAggccccaccccgcccgcccgcctgcctaGCCTTTTGCCCAGCAGCTGCCCCCGAAACGCCCAGCCCTGGCATTCCTACACTGCCCCCGCCGTCCGCAGGTCGCGTCTTCTTGTCCCGCCACCTAACAGTGTCCTGCCCGTTTCGCATTCTTGCTTGCTGCACATCACACTTGCAATCCATCCTTCCCTTCCTCCATCAATCACTCACTtgcaacaacgacgacgcacacgcGCTTTGACCTCGTCCCATTTTTCGGCTCGTGCAACATCGACATTGTCCATCAGCAGTGACCACCCCACAAAtccactcgccgtcgagcgcagcaCAACaccttccaccaccaccaacaccaccacccttTACCCCCGTTCGCAGTCGAACCACACCCCGGCGCCCAACAATGCGCTTCACGCTCACCGCTACTGCCTTGTTGGCATCGCTGTTCTCGGCCAACGCCCAGAACTTCAACAACAACGTGACGGGCATTGAGGGAACATGGAGCACTGGTAGCGGAGCAGTGTCTACTGGCGGAGTAAGTGCCTGCGGGCATACAGCTGCgtgaccgcgcgcgccgttgtTGACACGTACCAGCAAATCTGCATCCCCGGCACACTCGAGACGACGACCTTTACCTACCCAAACAACACGGGCATTTCGTACGCCTTGTGAGTGGAGAGTGGAGCGCGACGCGTGTGCAGCAGGGACTGTTGCTGATGCTGCGGCAGCACGGAGGATGGTTTCTTCGAGGAGGTCCGCTACCGCTACAACGCCAACGCGACCAACCCCCAGTGCATCACGGGATTCATCAGCTGGCAGCACGGCACCTACACCTTCAACGGCGACGGACTGACCTTGACACCGTTCCAGTCTGACGGTCGTATCCAGGTGCAGGACCCCTGTGCCGCTGTCACCAACCAGATCACCTACTACAACAACGTGGTACGTATGCGCGCGCCATTTGGGCGCCTCCTGGGCGTTGTTGGGCGTAGCTGACAGGATTTGCAGATGCAGATGAAGAACTGGGCCATCATTGTCGACCCCTTGACGGCGCGCTACACGCTCAACCTCAACCAGTTCGACGGCGCCCCCCTTCCCCCAATGTACCTCATTGCCAAGCCCCCGAACATGCTGCCAACGCACACGCTCACCGGCACCAACTCGTCTGGCCAgacctcgacaaggaggCGTCGCTCGGTCACTTCGCTCCTCAAGCAACTTGTCAAGGGCGAGTCAGAGTAGGCTCCCAGAACACTAGACCGCGTGCGACCGCCAAGAGACGTCCCAAACAAGCGGCTGGGGATAGACCTACCCAGCTGCTTTAGCATtgcctccccctcctcggcatggtAGCCAGCTTGTCCTGgcgacacgacgaccacctcccACTACCCCCCACGGACTCATGATTCACGCAGCATCTGCCCTGTTCTCGCTACTCGAGCTTGGGCATCCCTTACACCTCATctctcggcggcgccgcacaTATACCCCCTCTTTCCCAGCGCTCAAGCCTGCTATTGTCTGAGATGCATGTGGCACATTTAGCATAACGAAATAAAGGGGACGGACGTGGTAGTTGTGATGAGCAAGACCAAACACTGATAAAGTGACCGTGCACTCGAGGCGCGTGCGACAAGTGACCGTCGCGCCAAATATAGCAGCGAACGGAACAGCCAGCTAGCTCATTGGGACTGGTAAACCAACCAGTTCGCTGCGCTCGCACCAGCCTTTTGTCACGCGATCGATGCGAGAGACGAGGAGCACAGCGCGCAGTGTACGCAGCATACGTATGCGACAGCTGCTGTGCACACGCTGTTGCGAGGCTGCATGCAACAAGGCTGCACAGATAGACATGCTGGCCGTTGCGTGCCGAACACCGCACTGCACGCTGACCAGTTCCCACCACGATGCCGTCCGGGTCACGGGATCAAATCCACGCGAGCACCATGCCTTCATGACGCCAGATGAAAGtcaatgttgttgttgcaACAGACTGTCCAAGGCCGCATCCAACTTTGGCTACAAACTCAACTACTACAACACGATGGTCTCACTtcggacgcgcggcgcgcgcgtatCCTACACCAACGTGGCCGAGGGGCTACAAGAGcttgaggacgacgcgccagcgcctGGCTCTCCGCTCTCGTCTGGGAACTCGAGCGCCTTTGAGCctggcgaggccgaggggtCGGGCGAGAGAGACagagacgacgccgacgacctcgagctcgaggtcgagaccgAGCCGGAAGTCAAGCGCGAGCCCAAGACACCTGGGCGGAAGCCCCGCGGTGGGAAAGCTGCGGCCAGCAAGCGCCGCACGCCTGGAGGAACACCTGCGCCGGCTGCCGACACGCCGaaggcgcgccgcccggAAACGAAGCGCGGAGACGTGACCaaagtcgacctcggcacgggCACCCGCTCAACAGAGAAAGCCTAcgtgcgctcgtcgctcaACGCCTTCCCGACAGCGTACCGCAACCTCCTCCGCGACAGCTCGCAGGCGCTGGCGAGGGGCTCGGGGGGCCGCGTGAGCCAAGTACAGGACCGTACGATCCGGAGTGCGCGCCTCGTCACTACGTTTCCTCC
Encoded here:
- the ROT1 gene encoding Protein ROT1; this translates as MRFTLTATALLASLFSANAQNFNNNVTGIEGTWSTGSGAVSTGGQICIPGTLETTTFTYPNNTGISYAFTEDGFFEEVRYRYNANATNPQCITGFISWQHGTYTFNGDGLTLTPFQSDGRIQVQDPCAAVTNQITYYNNVMQMKNWAIIVDPLTARYTLNLNQFDGAPLPPMYLIAKPPNMLPTHTLTGTNSSGQTSTRRRRSVTSLLKQLVKGESE